The Balaenoptera acutorostrata chromosome 11, mBalAcu1.1, whole genome shotgun sequence genome segment GCAACCTTCCTATCCCCAGACTAGATAGCAATACTATGTCATTCCTTACAAGTcctttataattattgttttttttttcttttttttccctttggccgAGCttcacagcacgtgggatcttagttccccaaacagggatcgaacccgtgttgcctgcagcggaagcacagagtcctaactactggaccaccagggaattccccctttaTAACTGTATAATGTCATTGTAGACTGTGCAAGTACATGGACCCAATCCTTTGCTGGTGGAGCTGAAACTGATTGCTTGAACTCAGAGAGGTTCTTGGTCAAAGAcgaatttttttttacctttgggAATTTAACTAATTTGGGCCTAAGGGGTCAGTCAGTATTAAACGGTGGTGCTGGCTCAGGTGAGAGAAAATGTGAGGGGCAGTTTTCTTTGCCCTTCTAAAATGGTCTAAATAATTTCAAGGTATGTATGACAAGCACTtggaagacatttttggttggaatcattttttaatatttaaatagaaaaagtgagcactggcttttttttctcttttagacaCACACACGTCTAACAGCCAAAATATGCAGAGGAAATGAGCTCCTGCTCTGTCCTCCACAGTCCCCATCTTGTGGTTGAAGCTGTTGCcagccctccctccatcctttccAACATACACAGAAATTCACAGCACAGCTGTAATGCATTTTATCTCGTGTGCACGTCCCGCCCCAACATCCCCATTCTTAAACACCAAACAGCCGTTAATGGTCAGGGGCACATCCTTCCCGATGGCATCAGTTCCCGCCCCACAATGGGATAGTGAGATCTTCCGTCAGAAGTAATTGAGTGAAAGGGGTGGGATGGCCGGAGCTGGAGTAACCGTCTGTACTGCTGCACTCTGGTATCAGAGTGAGGACAGAAGAAATACGTCAGGAGAGCATGGAGGGCACAGCTGCAAGTGAGGAGTCTCTCCATGAGACAATGTGGGGAGAATTCTCCCCACCAGGTTTAGATAGATCAATGTGCcaacgttaaaaaaaaataaaataaaataaaaaaaaattccaataatcAGCAGTTCAAACACTAGTGAATTTTCAAACTTCTCCCACCAAGACAGGCCAAACATAGCAGTAACAATCTAGATCTTTCCGGGAAGTGAAGGTAGAGCCCCGGGCATTCCTCCTGACAGCCCTGTATTAGGCCCTAGAAGtatctggaaaagaaaaggaggggtgTAAGGCACTGTACAGACCTAGGGCTCTCATCTTCATCATACCTGTCCAGGCAGACAAGGTCTACGAAAACAACGCTGAGGGCGCAGTCAGGCACCGCAAAGAGTGCGGGTCGTATCCTGATCCCTACCGGCACGTTACCCGCCCTACCTATAGGTGCTGGAGGAATAAACACCCTGCGTCTCCACTACTGGCAAAAAGCCCAGGGTCCGGGCTCACCTGccgctgctgcagctgctgctgctgctccatCTGCAGCTTCTCGGTCTCAAAGACGACCGGAAGCACCAGGATCATGAAGGAAGTGGTTCCAATCCACAAGGCTGCCCTGGAAAACCTGCGGCGGGAGCGGGAGCATGATGGCAAGACAAAAACACGCAGCTTCACCGAGAACTCACCAGTAACCAAATCTCTCACCCTGCACACTCCAATGTTTTTGGTAAGCGTGTTCTACCCAACTCCTGCTCTGTACTCCTACCGGAAACAGGAGGAGCAGTTCCAGGGACGATGCATCTAGTGAGAGCAGTCTGAACATTCTCCTGAGTTCTCACAGTGCTACTTACACATCAATTACATCACATAATCTGAGATGATCCTCACAACGACCCTGCCCAATAAGAATCCTcactttacagacgaggaaataAAGACCAAGAAAGGTTAAAGTAGCGTCAGTCCAAGGTCACTCAGTGATCTAGCTGGCGGGCTGCCCTCCAACACAGGTCTGCTGCTCCCAAAGCCCGTGTTCATTCAGGGCACCTCAGTCACCCCAGGCACACCCCAATGTCTTTGCCCTCGTCCCTTACCTGTACATTTTTTGAGCCACGAAGAGGGAGAGATCAAAAGTGGCTCCAGCCGCGGACCGGACTCTCTCCGGGAACATCTCCGTCAGACCCCACAGTCTCTCCGACAGAGTCTCATCTAACTGTGGTGGAGGAGGCGCGGATATGGGCCGAAGCAGCGGTAACCACCCCCCGACGCCGGGACATGCCGGTCCCCTGGAGCTAGGGCACCCCGGCCCCAGCGGGGCCTCACCCCGCCTCCCGGAGACGCCTCTGCTCGGACCTCTCCAGGCGCCGCGACGCGCCTTCGTCCCGCTCCTGCAGCACGCGGGGCCCTCACCCCCGCTCCCCGCCCGCACCCTCCCAGCCCGCCCCGCGGCGCCCAGTACCTCCTCGTCGTCTTCCTCCTCCAGTTCCTCCTCAGGCTTCTCGGCATCGCCTTTCGGAAGCAATTCGTCCGGGGACAGCGGCACCCcagggccggcggcggcggcggcgacagcCATGGCTGTGGGGGACACCGGAAGCGGAAGAGGAGAGGCGAGTGCAGTGCCGACGGCGGACAGAGCCGCCCTTCCGGGAGCTGGAGGCTGGAGGGCTGGGGAAGAGCGCCGCCCTCTGGTAGGCGGGCTTCACCGGCCTTCAGCAAAGGGCAGCTGGGAGGTTGGATAACGTGAGACAAGTGGGAAACTTATTAAAGCCCTGAATCGGGGTGCGTCAGCGGTAATTCTGTTCTGTGGGCTTAGGGTGAGCccgaaaatctgcattttaacaagcctcCCAGAGATCACACGTAGACAAACACGAATCCAGTTTCGTTTCCCTGAGGGCTGTGTTTGGTAGGAGTAAATTAGAGATTTGGAGATTTATTGGTCTTCTGGGAAAACGTCAAGTAAACAGTCCCAATGTACTAAAACAAAGGCGagtgtgtaccaggcactgtttgtGCGTGCgaagggcgggggtgggaggggccctcatttaatctttacatcaACCCACTGAGGTGCTActatccccattttttttttttttttttttttttggccgggcCATGCCGCATGCAagaacttagttccccaaccagggatggaaccagtgtcccctgcattggaagccgagagtcttaaccactggactaccagggaagtccctattgtccccattttagaaatgaggagaTTGAGGCACAGTACAGGGTTGCTGCAAGTATTTCTGGAGGATGGATTTCAAGACGTGGGTTTGCTGGCCAAAAagtatgaacatttaaaaatttggtaGGTATTAGCTAATTGCCCTCGGAATTATTATATCACATACTTTCACAATAGTAAATGGAAgtgtccttttctccacaccctccccagcattagGTATTATCCATATTTTCATATGATGGATGAAAATGCTTCTTTTTATAATGTGTCCCACAAGTTATTAATACAAGGGTAATTAGATATACCTCTTTAGACAACTGACCATGGAACCGAAGAATCTCAGGACTGGACAGTCCCGATCCTTATCTGATACTTGAGAGACTTGTCCTGTGCTTACATATTCCGGGGAGGGCAGGCGGGGGTTTGCACTTTCTCCAGATAGAGTCCTCAGTCCTCTTTATCTTTGGATAGGGCAGCTCTAACTACAAAAAGTCTTCATGTCACAAAAGGGTGCCTACTGTCTGATTCCATTAGATAAAAAAAGACAGGCAAAACCAATCTATGGTGAGAAAGGTAGTGATTCCctttgaggaggaagaggaggtaaTATTTGGGAAGGCAGGAGAGTTTCTGGGGTGCTAGtaaagttctatttcttgacGTGTGTGGTGTTTACATGGGTATTCCCATTTTGGATAATTCATCGGGCTGTACATTTATGAATTATACTTTTtgcatgtatttaaattttttttaaaagtaggcttgaaaccaagcaggaccctgtgggtccCTCCCgggtacaaatcctttccctgtccctgttttttgtttgtaggAAACAGGCTTCTTTCAGCTTccctgaccttccctgagttccaaagggcaggttcaaacagttgctaatcagggaagggagggaatgcagaaacaaaggaggagcagtcaagaaacagtgCAGcgatcctggttcctcctcaagagaTATACATAACCTTTGGGTTCTGCTGCAGGAACTAAGGTCCCCAcgcaggtggaggatggtaaacTCAGGCTGAGAGCAAGATTCCTGcagcaccgccctgttacctcaccaccaaccaatcagaagaaagtctgcacacagtggaagaTAAGGAAGACTCTGACCCTCTCCCCAAATGATTCTCccagaatctttggagttggtttttggacatgagtctgccttctccccaggttgctgacctcctgaataaagcaacctttcTTTTCCAACCAACACTTGTCTGAGTATTGGCTTTCGAGCAGTgagcagctgaacctgagttcagtaacaggCTAGCTCTACATAAATGCAAGGGCAATCAAATGCCAATGGCTTTTGATTCTCTTATGGGCTCTTTTAAGAAATGCTGGAAGACCAACACTCTTGAAGGGTAGAGAAGGCAGTCTTATGTGGAAACTACAGACATCATTGactctgatgaaataaaattcatattttatggcaagacaagaaaaatttaaacgtAAAATCTTTCTTTGCctgtttgggcctcctccctcccctttagtgTGTATTGTGCACctgcattaaccagacctctttaggagataaccttccttcttGTAAAAGGCCATGATGACCCATGACCCACTACTCCCTGTGTACAcatagatctggattgtgtaaactgtcaataatacgtcATTTAACATATAGCActctgtctcaaaaacttatataactgtgctttgacttcTAACAGAGGGAAaaattctcagagctttctgagaggctttctccaggttataatcctcaatttggctcaaataaaagcccccatttctttcttagatcgactgattaatctttttttttttttccatcgaCAACTCCAAGTGGAAAGTCACAATGCTAATATGAAGAAGTTTTTGGAAAACTTTGATCAATTAATTGTTTATATTCACAAACagtacatgatttttaaaaaaatctatgtttaAGGCTGAAAGAGCTCTTTCAATATTTATGAAATTGTCAAAGGATTAGAAAAAATATTGGGAATCATGCCATGCAGAGCATTCAAACCTTAGGAATAGATGTGATGATCTAGAAAAGGCAAAGTGAGAAAGACAGAGCCCTGTGGAATCAGACAGGTCAGGTGGTacttagtcaaaatcatagacagaaagtagaatggtggttgccaggggctggcagggaggaggagatggggagtTAGTTTTTGATGGGTATACAACagcttcagttttacaagatgaacaGTTAtggagatgggtggtggtgatggctgtacaacagAATGAATGTACTAATATTACTTAACTGTATGctttaaaatagttaagatggtaaattttatgttatgcgtTTTGCCACATAAAACAatttaattaaaagcaaaaaaaatcagagtaataacaacaagaaaaacGGAACAACTATCCCCCAAAAAaggtcaggggtggggaggggcacctTCTTCCCCCAATCCAAGAGATTCAAAGAGGAGCTGCTGGAGATGGAGGGAAACCTTCACTGAAGGTTTCAAGGGGAAATGCTCAGTGGcagcaaagaagacatatggtAAGACTGATGCCAGCCCAGGGGCCTCAATCGAGGCACAAGTGAGGGTGTCATCAAGTAAATGGTAATGTCCCATGCTGGGCACAAAGCTGACTCTGCCAGCTGGATGGTGACGAGGTGTTCTGGAAACCCACCCCCTAGCTCCTCTCATTCCCTATCCCTCAAGTCCATGGTCTCCACCTTTCCTGTTCCTGTCTTGTCAGAACGTGAAACTGGTAGTATAGTAGTTCCTAATTCAGTTCGCTTCCGTGTGGGGCGTAGATCCCTTCGAGAATTTTACAAAAGCTATAAGTACTCCCCCCCAATAAAACATACACATTAGCCCATATCTGTACAATTGTGCATATGGATCCCCTTGCTAAGCCTCAAACTGTAAGACTTCCTCTGATTTTTTTgca includes the following:
- the TOMM22 gene encoding mitochondrial import receptor subunit TOM22 homolog encodes the protein MAVAAAAAGPGVPLSPDELLPKGDAEKPEEELEEEDDEELDETLSERLWGLTEMFPERVRSAAGATFDLSLFVAQKMYRFSRAALWIGTTSFMILVLPVVFETEKLQMEQQQQLQQRQILLGPNTGLSGGMPGALPSLPGKI